One window of the Chitinophaga niabensis genome contains the following:
- a CDS encoding copper homeostasis protein CutC, whose product MEKITLEICAASVASCIAAQEGGANRIELCDNLLEGGTTPSYATIALAREKVNIALYPIIRPRGGDFLYDELEFEIMKKDIQLCKQLGCEGVVIGLLTAAGKIDLPRTKELVELAWPMGVTFHRAFDMTDDPFQALEDVIAAGCERILTSGQRNTAAEGSSLIADLVQKAEGRIAIMAGSGVRANNVAELVNTTHAKEYHTTAKAYIDSQMQYRNPNVSMGGIPGVPEYGIAVSQAEQVKLIRSNAEAALNAG is encoded by the coding sequence ATGGAAAAGATCACACTGGAAATATGTGCAGCCTCTGTAGCTTCCTGCATCGCTGCGCAGGAAGGCGGGGCAAACAGGATAGAGTTATGTGATAACCTGCTGGAAGGTGGTACCACCCCCAGTTATGCCACTATTGCACTCGCAAGGGAAAAAGTGAACATTGCATTGTATCCGATCATTCGCCCGCGTGGTGGAGATTTCCTATATGATGAACTGGAGTTTGAGATCATGAAAAAAGACATCCAGCTCTGTAAACAACTCGGCTGCGAAGGAGTAGTGATTGGCCTCCTCACCGCAGCAGGTAAAATAGATCTCCCCCGCACGAAAGAACTCGTGGAGCTGGCATGGCCCATGGGTGTTACATTTCACCGTGCTTTTGATATGACAGACGATCCCTTTCAGGCATTGGAAGATGTGATCGCTGCCGGTTGTGAACGTATCCTCACTTCCGGTCAAAGGAATACAGCAGCAGAAGGTTCTTCCCTCATTGCCGATCTCGTGCAAAAAGCAGAAGGGCGCATTGCCATTATGGCCGGGTCCGGCGTAAGGGCCAATAATGTAGCAGAACTGGTAAACACCACCCACGCTAAAGAATATCATACCACCGCAAAAGCATATATAGACAGCCAGATGCAATACCGCAATCCCAATGTAAGCATGGGAGGTATTCCCGGTGTTCCGGAATATGGTATTGCCGTAAGCCAGGCAGAGCAGGTAAAACTCATACGCAGCAATGCCGAAGCAGCATTAAATGCCGGTTAA
- a CDS encoding alkaline phosphatase, whose product MRKAGFIALVLLCSLTVQAQLKGVKHVILIGMDGLGAYAIQKADNPNMKQLMAEGSWSLKARSVLPSSSAVNWASMLMGAGSELHGFTEWGSKTPEAESRELDQYGLFPSIFTLLRQQKPMVEVGVIYSWGGIGYLFPKKAVNKDQGCPNDTATTEASINYIKEKKPDFLFIHFDQPDGVGHNIGHNIPEYYEQVHKNDVLLGQILQAVKDAGMWENSVIMLSSDHGGINKGHGGKTMVEMQIPWIIRGKGIKKGHEVKESVVTYDTAATIAWIFGLKMPQVWTGRPVEDAFEK is encoded by the coding sequence ATGAGAAAAGCAGGCTTCATTGCCTTAGTATTGTTATGCAGTTTAACAGTGCAGGCACAATTAAAAGGCGTTAAACATGTCATCCTCATTGGGATGGACGGATTGGGTGCGTATGCGATCCAAAAAGCAGACAATCCGAATATGAAGCAATTAATGGCAGAAGGCAGCTGGAGCTTAAAAGCACGCAGCGTATTACCATCATCCAGTGCAGTGAACTGGGCTTCCATGTTAATGGGTGCTGGATCAGAACTGCACGGGTTTACGGAATGGGGAAGTAAAACCCCTGAGGCAGAATCCCGGGAGCTTGACCAGTATGGTCTTTTCCCTTCGATCTTTACTTTATTGCGCCAGCAAAAACCAATGGTCGAAGTAGGCGTTATATATAGTTGGGGAGGCATTGGCTACCTTTTCCCGAAAAAGGCAGTGAACAAAGATCAGGGGTGCCCTAACGACACCGCAACCACAGAAGCGTCTATTAACTATATCAAAGAGAAGAAACCTGATTTCCTGTTCATACATTTCGATCAGCCGGATGGAGTGGGTCATAATATCGGGCACAATATTCCCGAGTATTACGAACAAGTGCATAAGAACGATGTTTTATTAGGCCAGATCCTGCAGGCTGTAAAAGATGCCGGCATGTGGGAAAACAGCGTGATCATGCTGAGCTCTGATCACGGGGGAATTAACAAAGGCCATGGTGGTAAAACCATGGTGGAAATGCAGATCCCCTGGATCATCCGTGGAAAAGGTATCAAAAAAGGGCATGAAGTGAAAGAAAGTGTGGTGACGTACGATACCGCCGCAACCATAGCATGGATCTTTGGTCTGAAAATGCCCCAGGTGTGGACAGGCCGGCCGGTGGAAGATGCGTTTGAAAAGTAA
- a CDS encoding endonuclease/exonuclease/phosphatase family protein, whose amino-acid sequence MHRLIFILMLTLTTTASVSAQVQGQVIKVLSYNIHHAENMKGEVDIQGIANIILATNPDLVALQEVDSSTNRVKKANQLKQLAEATGMYIYFGKAMEHDGGGFGNGVLSRFPIEKSYNIALPAKGNGSEPRNAAVITVKLPGDSLLQFASTHLDHLEDPADRLAQSALLNQHFSANQLPVIIAGDFNALPPSKEITSVKNIFLDATEKLGPTWPSDKPTQKLDYVFLANKLQWHVINAFVVEETIASDHRPVICELLLK is encoded by the coding sequence ATGCATCGACTTATCTTTATTTTAATGCTAACCCTCACCACCACTGCGTCTGTATCAGCACAGGTACAAGGGCAGGTGATCAAGGTGCTCAGTTACAATATTCATCATGCTGAAAACATGAAGGGCGAAGTGGATATCCAGGGCATTGCCAACATTATCCTCGCTACCAATCCAGATCTGGTTGCTTTGCAGGAAGTTGATAGTTCTACCAACCGGGTTAAAAAAGCCAACCAGTTGAAACAGCTGGCAGAAGCAACCGGTATGTACATTTATTTCGGTAAAGCCATGGAACATGATGGTGGTGGATTTGGTAACGGCGTTCTTTCCCGCTTCCCTATTGAAAAAAGCTACAACATTGCCTTACCTGCTAAAGGCAATGGCAGTGAACCACGTAACGCAGCTGTGATAACTGTTAAATTACCGGGAGACAGCCTGCTGCAATTTGCCAGCACACATCTGGACCATCTGGAAGATCCTGCAGACCGCCTGGCGCAATCCGCACTGCTCAATCAGCATTTCTCTGCAAACCAGCTACCGGTTATCATTGCCGGAGATTTTAATGCCTTGCCGCCATCAAAAGAGATCACATCTGTTAAGAATATTTTCCTGGATGCTACTGAAAAGCTGGGCCCCACCTGGCCTTCAGACAAACCAACACAGAAACTGGATTATGTTTTCCTGGCAAACAAACTGCAATGGCATGTGATCAATGCCTTTGTGGTGGAAGAAACCATTGCCTCAGATCACCGGCCGGTCATTTGTGAATTATTATTAAAATAG
- a CDS encoding GH92 family glycosyl hydrolase yields the protein MKKWLVVLALGLVSATQAQQVNYAEKVNPFIGTGGHGHTYPGPSLPFGMVQLSPDTRLKGWDGCSGYHYTDSIMYGFSHTHLSGTGIEDYCDILLMPLTGKPAWNNEQYASPFSHKNEKAYAGFYSVKLDKYDIQASLTATKRVGLHKYEFPASAKEGHVLLDLYHRDIVINSNLKIVNDSTVIGMRRSTSWAKDQVLFFAMKFSKPFKSHNVALMDVENGALKQAEGRNIKAYFTFDVKDPVYVKVAISGVSEEGAMKNLDAEMPGFNFNKTLADAKSAWNKELSKIEIKGGTPDQQTIFYSALYHACLNPNLYMDVDGQYRGTDQKIHKAEGFENYSVFSLWDTHRALHPLMTLINQQKTNDWINTFLVQYKYGGMLPVWELSANETFCMIGYHSVPVIVDAYQKGIRGYDAKYALEAMRSYAEGTQFGMQHYIRQGYLSMDTQPESVSRTLEYSYDDWCIAQMGKMLGQDEVYKRYMRRAQSYKNIFDASTGFMRGKIGGRWMSPFDPTEVNNFFTEANSWQYSFAVPHDVSGLVKLQGGTAKFTDKLNHLFTTEDKLSGRHQSDITGLIGQYAHGNEPSHHIAYLFNYVGQPWRTQELVHQVLTTLYHNAPDGLSGNEDCGQMSAWYVMSAMGIYPVTPGDGKYALGSPLFDEVKIHLENGKTFTIKAKDRSAKNYYIQSVKLDGAALPVSSIPHTAIMNGGVLEFNMGATANKTWASGNNVPVSSVKDDMIVPVPFALADSDRFNHSMKVSLKAVEPNTLIYYTLDGSTPTNKSTKYTQPFNISKSVTLKAIAFRNGQYSQLMQTPFFLIPTDKTIKVTSKINPQFTAGGPDALIDGIRGQEDFRLGAWQSHYPGNLEAIVDLKAPRNLKKLGLSVLQDLGVWIWYPTQVEFFASDDGQQFTSLGVVKNTFSDKEYGSFTQVLSLPVQTKTRYLKVVALTHGVIPDWHPGKGEPCHIFADEIIIE from the coding sequence ATGAAAAAATGGTTGGTTGTACTAGCCCTGGGGCTAGTGTCTGCAACGCAGGCTCAGCAAGTGAATTATGCAGAAAAGGTAAATCCCTTTATTGGTACAGGTGGTCACGGTCACACTTATCCCGGTCCCAGCCTACCTTTTGGAATGGTACAGTTAAGTCCTGATACAAGGCTGAAAGGATGGGACGGATGCTCCGGTTATCATTATACGGACTCCATCATGTACGGTTTCTCTCACACACATTTAAGTGGCACCGGTATCGAAGATTATTGCGACATACTCCTGATGCCCCTCACAGGAAAACCCGCCTGGAACAATGAACAATACGCTTCTCCCTTCTCCCATAAAAACGAAAAAGCCTACGCAGGTTTTTATAGCGTAAAGCTGGATAAATACGATATCCAGGCTTCGCTCACCGCCACCAAAAGAGTGGGCCTTCATAAATACGAATTCCCGGCATCCGCTAAAGAGGGTCATGTTTTACTGGACCTCTATCACCGCGACATTGTGATCAATTCCAATCTGAAAATAGTGAACGATAGTACCGTGATCGGTATGCGCCGTTCTACTTCCTGGGCAAAGGACCAGGTGTTATTCTTTGCCATGAAATTCTCCAAACCCTTCAAATCTCACAACGTAGCATTGATGGATGTAGAGAATGGCGCACTGAAACAGGCAGAAGGCCGTAATATCAAAGCATACTTCACCTTCGATGTAAAAGATCCTGTGTATGTGAAAGTGGCCATCTCCGGCGTAAGTGAAGAAGGCGCCATGAAAAACCTCGATGCAGAAATGCCCGGCTTCAACTTTAATAAAACGCTCGCAGACGCTAAGAGTGCCTGGAACAAAGAATTAAGCAAGATCGAAATAAAAGGCGGTACTCCTGATCAGCAAACCATCTTCTACAGTGCATTATACCATGCCTGCCTGAACCCTAACCTCTATATGGATGTGGATGGCCAGTATCGCGGTACGGATCAGAAGATCCATAAAGCTGAAGGTTTTGAGAACTACAGCGTGTTCTCTTTATGGGATACCCATCGTGCTTTGCACCCTTTGATGACCCTCATCAACCAGCAGAAAACAAACGACTGGATCAATACCTTCCTTGTACAATATAAATATGGCGGCATGCTGCCGGTATGGGAACTCAGCGCGAATGAAACCTTCTGTATGATCGGTTATCATTCCGTTCCCGTGATCGTGGATGCTTACCAGAAAGGTATTCGCGGATACGATGCAAAGTATGCGCTGGAAGCCATGCGCAGTTATGCGGAAGGAACACAGTTCGGCATGCAGCATTACATCCGGCAGGGTTACCTGAGCATGGATACACAACCGGAATCCGTTTCCCGTACATTGGAATACTCTTATGACGACTGGTGTATTGCGCAAATGGGTAAAATGCTGGGGCAGGATGAAGTCTACAAGCGCTATATGCGCAGAGCACAATCCTACAAGAATATATTTGATGCCTCCACCGGTTTTATGCGTGGTAAAATAGGTGGCCGCTGGATGAGTCCCTTCGATCCAACGGAAGTGAACAACTTCTTTACAGAAGCCAACTCCTGGCAATACAGCTTTGCCGTACCGCATGATGTAAGTGGTCTTGTAAAACTGCAAGGGGGCACCGCAAAGTTCACAGACAAACTAAATCACTTATTCACCACAGAAGATAAATTATCCGGCCGTCATCAATCTGATATTACAGGGCTGATCGGGCAATATGCACATGGCAATGAACCGAGTCATCATATTGCTTACCTGTTCAATTATGTGGGCCAACCCTGGCGCACACAGGAACTGGTACATCAGGTATTAACAACCCTCTATCACAATGCACCGGATGGTTTAAGTGGAAACGAAGACTGTGGTCAAATGAGTGCCTGGTATGTAATGAGCGCTATGGGCATTTACCCTGTAACACCCGGTGATGGGAAATATGCACTCGGCAGTCCATTGTTTGATGAAGTAAAAATCCACCTGGAAAATGGAAAAACTTTCACCATCAAAGCAAAAGACCGCAGTGCTAAAAATTACTATATACAATCTGTAAAACTGGATGGTGCAGCATTGCCTGTTTCCAGCATTCCGCACACGGCTATCATGAATGGTGGTGTATTGGAATTCAACATGGGCGCTACCGCCAATAAAACCTGGGCCAGTGGTAACAATGTTCCGGTGAGCAGTGTAAAAGATGATATGATCGTACCGGTGCCATTTGCATTAGCAGATTCAGACAGGTTCAATCATTCCATGAAAGTTTCGCTGAAAGCTGTAGAACCGAACACCCTGATCTATTACACGCTGGATGGCTCTACTCCTACCAACAAATCAACGAAATACACGCAGCCATTTAACATCAGCAAGTCCGTTACTCTGAAAGCCATTGCTTTCAGAAATGGCCAGTACAGCCAGTTAATGCAAACTCCTTTCTTCCTGATACCAACAGATAAAACCATCAAAGTGACCTCTAAGATCAACCCGCAATTCACAGCTGGCGGACCAGATGCATTGATAGATGGGATCCGCGGACAGGAAGATTTCCGCCTGGGCGCATGGCAAAGTCATTATCCCGGCAACCTGGAAGCCATCGTAGACCTGAAAGCGCCCCGCAATCTGAAAAAGCTGGGCTTAAGCGTGCTGCAGGATTTAGGTGTATGGATCTGGTATCCCACACAGGTAGAATTCTTTGCTTCTGACGATGGGCAGCAATTCACTTCCCTGGGTGTGGTAAAAAACACTTTCTCCGATAAGGAATATGGCAGTTTCACACAGGTATTGAGCCTGCCGGTGCAAACCAAAACCCGCTACCTGAAAGTTGTAGCCCTTACCCATGGCGTAATTCCAGATTGGCATCCCGGCAAGGGAGAACCCTGTCATATTTTTGCAGATGAAATCATAATAGAATAG
- a CDS encoding glycoside hydrolase family 20 protein: MTIKRLLHMAACCAVLGFVSCTGTGNDSTAHKAKLSIIPLPVRLTTLPDSFLLDKQTALVAVSPEDKQTAALFNTFFKELSGYELKIVGSGTPNAIVFQTQFKDAPGTPEAYSLKVGKDFIRIHGDDAAGTFYGMQTLIQLLPLQKAKAFWITGVDIYDQPRFPYRGLHLDVGRHFFPVEFVKKYIDLLAMHKMNTFHWHLTDDQGWRIEIKKYPKLQEVASRRKETMLGHYNDQKYDGKPYGGFYTQEQIRDVVKYATERHVTVIPEIEMPGHALAALTAYPHLGCTGGPYEVGTRWGVYDDVYCAGNDSVFAFNQDVLDEVMLLFPGKYIHIGGDESPKVRWEKCPKCQKRIKDEGLKDEHALQSYFIQRIEKYLNSKGRQIIGWDEILEGGLAPNATVMSWRGIEGGIAAAKQHHDVIMTPGNYCYLDHYQSQGKNEPLAIGGFTPVSEVYSYEPVPDELSREEATFIRGAQGNVWTEYMKNSEHVEYMVYPRAIALAEVLWSPKEKKDYDNFLERLKGHLPLLAMKGVNYAKHVFEVRGVVESDGKGGVQVKLDSKLDGGKITFTLDSSGPTAASAAYTAPIPVQQTGVVRAAVFQDGKQYGNEFYQAFVLHKAVGKNITLAKPPHQSYNPGSAFSLVNGIEGVKAYNDNQWTGYSGDNLEAVVDLGDSTEIKQVGLNTLSFKDQWIYPPKQVTFLVSVDGKNYKEVYKETTFDGSGILKLRHALTDVKARYVKVIALNAGKIPTGAQGAGNPAWLFVDEIIIN; the protein is encoded by the coding sequence ATGACCATAAAAAGATTATTACACATGGCTGCATGCTGTGCTGTATTAGGGTTTGTTTCCTGTACAGGAACAGGAAACGATTCCACTGCACACAAAGCCAAATTGAGCATCATCCCTTTACCGGTAAGGCTCACCACCCTTCCAGATTCTTTTCTGCTGGACAAGCAGACGGCACTGGTAGCAGTTTCTCCGGAAGACAAACAGACCGCCGCACTCTTCAATACTTTCTTTAAAGAATTAAGCGGATATGAATTAAAGATAGTGGGGAGCGGTACCCCGAACGCTATCGTTTTCCAAACCCAGTTCAAAGACGCTCCCGGCACGCCAGAAGCCTATAGCCTGAAAGTGGGGAAAGACTTTATCAGGATCCATGGGGATGATGCAGCAGGTACCTTCTACGGCATGCAAACCCTCATCCAGTTATTGCCCTTGCAGAAAGCCAAAGCATTCTGGATAACCGGCGTTGACATCTACGATCAGCCCCGTTTCCCTTATCGCGGTTTACACCTCGATGTGGGCAGGCACTTTTTCCCGGTAGAGTTTGTCAAAAAATATATCGACCTGCTGGCGATGCACAAAATGAACACTTTCCACTGGCACCTCACAGACGATCAGGGCTGGCGGATAGAGATCAAAAAATATCCTAAGCTGCAGGAAGTAGCTTCCCGCCGCAAAGAAACCATGCTGGGCCATTACAACGATCAAAAATATGATGGCAAACCTTATGGCGGTTTCTATACGCAGGAACAGATCAGAGACGTAGTGAAATATGCTACAGAAAGACATGTGACCGTGATCCCGGAAATTGAAATGCCCGGCCACGCGCTCGCAGCCTTAACTGCATATCCTCACCTGGGTTGTACAGGCGGACCATATGAAGTAGGCACCCGTTGGGGAGTATATGATGATGTGTATTGCGCAGGCAACGATTCTGTATTTGCTTTCAACCAGGATGTATTGGATGAAGTGATGCTGCTTTTCCCCGGCAAATACATTCACATCGGCGGAGATGAAAGCCCGAAAGTACGTTGGGAGAAATGTCCTAAATGCCAGAAGCGCATAAAAGATGAAGGGCTGAAAGATGAACATGCCTTACAGAGTTATTTCATTCAGCGCATTGAAAAATACCTCAACAGCAAAGGCCGCCAGATCATTGGCTGGGACGAGATCCTGGAAGGTGGTCTTGCTCCCAATGCTACCGTAATGAGCTGGCGCGGAATTGAAGGAGGTATCGCCGCGGCAAAACAACATCACGATGTGATCATGACGCCCGGCAATTATTGTTACCTGGATCATTATCAATCCCAGGGTAAAAATGAACCTTTGGCTATTGGTGGTTTTACACCTGTGAGTGAAGTATATTCTTACGAACCTGTTCCCGATGAACTCAGCAGAGAAGAAGCTACATTCATCCGCGGTGCACAAGGCAATGTATGGACGGAATACATGAAGAACTCCGAACATGTGGAATACATGGTATACCCACGTGCTATAGCCTTAGCTGAAGTATTATGGTCGCCAAAAGAAAAGAAGGATTACGACAACTTCCTGGAACGTTTAAAAGGGCATCTGCCACTGCTGGCCATGAAGGGCGTGAATTATGCCAAACATGTATTTGAAGTGCGTGGCGTAGTGGAAAGTGATGGAAAAGGCGGCGTGCAGGTTAAACTGGATAGCAAGCTGGATGGAGGTAAGATCACTTTTACTCTAGATAGCAGTGGTCCTACTGCTGCATCTGCAGCCTACACGGCTCCTATCCCTGTTCAGCAAACAGGTGTGGTACGTGCTGCGGTTTTCCAGGATGGCAAACAATATGGCAACGAATTCTACCAGGCATTTGTATTGCATAAAGCAGTAGGTAAAAATATTACCCTGGCTAAGCCACCTCACCAGAGCTATAACCCTGGTAGTGCTTTTTCATTGGTGAACGGCATTGAAGGTGTGAAAGCCTACAACGATAATCAATGGACCGGTTACAGCGGAGATAACCTGGAAGCTGTAGTGGATCTGGGAGACTCAACAGAGATCAAACAGGTAGGATTGAACACACTGAGCTTTAAAGACCAATGGATCTATCCTCCTAAACAGGTTACCTTCCTGGTATCTGTTGATGGGAAGAATTACAAAGAAGTATATAAAGAAACTACCTTTGATGGCAGTGGCATCCTTAAACTGCGTCATGCTTTAACAGATGTGAAAGCACGTTACGTAAAAGTGATCGCACTCAATGCAGGTAAGATCCCAACAGGTGCACAGGGAGCAGGAAATCCTGCATGGTTATTTGTGGATGAGATCATCATCAACTAA
- a CDS encoding alpha/beta hydrolase has translation MKKKTWFAILAALLFMGATYAQGPVKNIVLVHGAFADGSGWEAVYKILKAKGYNVSVVGNPNTGLADDVAATHRVLDRQSGPALLVGHSYGGAIITEAGNHPKVAGLFYIAAFVPDANETLLKLLQSGPPAPNSGILPPDEHGYIWYDVKKYHSGFCADLPKEQAEFLADSQIPVSASVFGSSFANPAWKSKPSWYIVATEDQTIPPDAERFMAKRAGAKVTEIKASHLVFMSKPKAVSDVIETAVAAISK, from the coding sequence ATGAAAAAGAAAACCTGGTTTGCTATCCTTGCGGCGCTCTTATTTATGGGCGCAACCTATGCGCAAGGCCCCGTTAAAAACATCGTACTGGTACATGGCGCTTTTGCTGATGGTTCCGGTTGGGAAGCGGTGTATAAAATATTAAAAGCGAAAGGATATAATGTAAGCGTGGTAGGTAATCCCAATACCGGCCTCGCAGATGATGTAGCTGCCACACACCGGGTACTGGACAGGCAATCCGGCCCTGCGTTACTGGTAGGCCATTCTTATGGTGGTGCTATTATTACGGAAGCAGGGAATCATCCTAAAGTAGCAGGGCTTTTTTATATTGCCGCATTTGTTCCTGATGCCAATGAAACATTGCTGAAGTTGCTGCAATCCGGCCCTCCTGCCCCGAATTCAGGAATACTGCCTCCTGATGAACATGGTTACATCTGGTATGATGTTAAAAAATATCATTCCGGTTTCTGTGCAGACCTGCCTAAAGAACAGGCTGAATTCCTGGCCGATTCCCAGATCCCGGTTTCCGCATCCGTGTTTGGCAGTTCATTTGCCAACCCCGCCTGGAAGTCCAAGCCCAGCTGGTATATCGTAGCTACGGAAGATCAGACGATCCCTCCGGATGCAGAACGTTTCATGGCAAAAAGGGCCGGTGCAAAAGTTACAGAGATCAAAGCCAGTCATCTTGTATTTATGTCTAAACCAAAAGCAGTTTCGGATGTGATCGAAACCGCGGTTGCAGCAATCAGTAAATAA
- the nagB gene encoding glucosamine-6-phosphate deaminase, with translation MTINHQEIELIDSFEQISVDIHPTAKDGSKAVAQQIAALIREKQAAKEPAVLGLATGSTPKYLYAELVRLHKEEGLSFKNVVTFNLDEYYPIEPDALQSYNRFMKEQLFNHIDIPEGNYHVPDGTIPKEKIKAYAEAYERKIEEAGGIDIQILGIGNNGHIGFNEPGANINSHTRLVTLDNSTRLANAYEFSNMSAVPRLAVTMGINTIMKAKKVILLAWGSHKAKIVCRSVEGHSSDQVPASLLQQHRNCTFVIDEQAAAELTRNKEPWLTGDCEWTPKLIRKAVTGLALKLNKPILMLTDKDYNNNGLNDLIVQYGSAYELNIEEFNAIRDTITGWPGGKPGTQLPNHPERSQPERKRALIFSPHPDDDIISMGGTFIRLHEQGHDVHVAYQTSGNIAVTDEFLLRFIDFAVGFEGMFDIDRSKSSQILEDAKAFIQIKKPSQKDTAEIRAIKGLIRRCEAKATCRYVGIKEENAHFQNLPFYETGLVEKKPMGEEDVQLTVDLLRQLKPQQIFCAGDLADPHGTHKVCLDVIFEALNRLKHEEWMKDCWVWLYKGAWQEWDIHEIEMAVPMSPDQIMQKRLGIFIHQSQKDVVPFQGTDAREFWQRAEERNANTADLYDRLGLQKYAAMEAFVRYHF, from the coding sequence ATGACCATTAATCACCAGGAAATTGAACTGATAGACAGTTTTGAGCAGATTTCCGTGGACATCCACCCTACAGCAAAGGACGGATCGAAAGCAGTGGCACAGCAAATTGCCGCCCTCATCCGTGAGAAACAAGCAGCAAAAGAACCAGCAGTACTGGGTTTAGCTACCGGATCAACACCCAAATACCTGTATGCTGAATTGGTACGCCTCCACAAAGAAGAAGGCCTCAGTTTTAAGAACGTGGTAACCTTTAACCTGGATGAGTACTACCCCATTGAACCGGATGCTTTACAGAGCTACAACCGCTTCATGAAAGAACAATTATTCAATCATATTGATATCCCGGAAGGGAATTACCATGTTCCGGACGGCACCATCCCCAAGGAAAAGATCAAAGCCTACGCAGAAGCTTACGAACGTAAGATAGAAGAAGCCGGTGGCATTGATATCCAGATCCTGGGTATCGGCAACAACGGCCACATCGGTTTTAACGAACCGGGCGCTAACATCAACTCCCACACCCGCCTGGTAACATTGGATAATTCCACCCGCCTGGCCAACGCATATGAATTTTCTAACATGAGCGCTGTTCCCCGCCTGGCAGTAACCATGGGGATCAACACCATCATGAAAGCCAAAAAGGTGATCCTGCTGGCCTGGGGTTCCCACAAAGCCAAGATCGTTTGCCGCTCTGTAGAAGGTCACAGCAGTGATCAGGTGCCAGCTTCTCTCCTCCAGCAACATCGCAATTGCACATTTGTAATAGATGAGCAGGCGGCAGCAGAACTCACCCGTAATAAAGAACCATGGCTCACGGGCGATTGCGAATGGACGCCTAAACTGATCCGCAAAGCGGTGACCGGCCTGGCCCTGAAACTCAACAAGCCCATCCTGATGCTCACGGATAAGGACTATAACAATAATGGTCTGAATGATCTTATTGTACAATATGGTTCTGCCTATGAGCTGAATATCGAAGAATTCAACGCAATCCGGGATACCATTACCGGCTGGCCTGGTGGAAAACCCGGTACACAGCTGCCTAATCATCCTGAACGTTCCCAGCCGGAACGTAAACGCGCCTTGATCTTCTCTCCCCACCCTGATGATGATATCATCTCCATGGGTGGTACTTTCATCCGCCTGCACGAACAGGGGCATGATGTACACGTTGCTTACCAGACTTCCGGTAACATTGCCGTAACGGATGAATTCCTGCTGCGTTTCATCGATTTCGCCGTAGGTTTTGAAGGAATGTTCGACATAGACAGAAGCAAAAGCTCCCAGATCCTGGAAGATGCGAAAGCCTTCATCCAGATCAAGAAGCCGAGCCAGAAAGATACTGCCGAGATCCGCGCCATTAAAGGGCTGATCCGCCGTTGTGAAGCAAAAGCCACTTGCCGTTATGTAGGTATTAAAGAAGAGAATGCACACTTCCAGAACCTGCCTTTCTACGAAACCGGCCTGGTTGAAAAGAAGCCAATGGGTGAAGAAGATGTTCAACTTACAGTAGACCTCCTTCGCCAGTTGAAACCACAACAGATCTTCTGTGCAGGGGACCTCGCTGACCCGCATGGTACCCACAAAGTTTGCCTGGATGTGATCTTTGAAGCCCTGAACAGGCTGAAACATGAAGAGTGGATGAAGGATTGCTGGGTATGGCTGTACAAAGGCGCATGGCAGGAATGGGATATCCATGAAATTGAAATGGCAGTGCCTATGAGCCCTGATCAGATCATGCAAAAACGCCTGGGTATCTTTATTCACCAAAGTCAGAAAGACGTTGTACCGTTCCAGGGAACGGATGCACGCGAGTTCTGGCAACGTGCGGAAGAACGTAACGCCAATACTGCAGACCTGTACGACCGCCTCGGTTTACAGAAGTATGCAGCCATGGAAGCATTCGTTCGCTATCACTTCTGA